In the Nitrospirota bacterium genome, one interval contains:
- a CDS encoding nucleotide sugar dehydrogenase, which produces MDLLTKIKNHSATVGVIGLGYVGLPLVIQFVKAGFGVTGFDLDEEKIKFLNSGKSYIKHIPGEDIKALKESGTFKATTDSAALKGMDCIIICVPTPLTKQLDPDLSYVLNTTRTIAKYLRKGQLVVLESTTYPGTTDQDMRSILEETGMKAGRDFFLAFSPEREDPNNKNFNTHTIPKIVGGYTKACLANADALYSSIVEKTVPVSSTRVAEAAKLLENIYRAVNIALVNELKVLFDRMDIDVYEVINAAKTKPFGFQAFYPGPGLGGHCIPIDPFYLTWKAREYDFHTRFIELAGEINTSMPYYVTGKVGEALNRQGKSISSSKILILGLAYKKDIDDTRESPSLKLIELLSEKGAQVDFNDPYIPRTKKMRKYDLKKSSVPLTEETLKSYDCVVVATDHSCYDYKFILDHSQLVVDTRNAMNGVVKKGQSNLVKA; this is translated from the coding sequence ATGGATCTTCTCACTAAGATCAAGAATCATTCTGCTACAGTAGGGGTCATCGGCCTCGGTTACGTGGGGTTGCCTCTCGTCATTCAGTTCGTCAAGGCCGGGTTCGGCGTGACCGGCTTCGATCTGGACGAAGAAAAGATCAAGTTCCTGAACAGCGGCAAGTCGTACATCAAGCACATCCCCGGGGAAGACATCAAGGCGCTGAAGGAGAGCGGCACGTTCAAGGCCACGACGGACTCCGCGGCCCTGAAGGGCATGGACTGCATCATTATCTGCGTGCCCACGCCGCTGACGAAGCAGCTGGACCCGGACCTTTCCTATGTGCTGAACACGACGCGGACGATCGCCAAATACCTCCGCAAGGGTCAACTCGTCGTGCTCGAGTCCACGACCTATCCGGGCACCACGGACCAGGACATGCGCTCGATCCTGGAGGAGACGGGAATGAAGGCGGGCAGGGATTTCTTCCTTGCCTTCTCTCCGGAGCGGGAGGACCCGAACAACAAGAACTTCAATACGCATACGATCCCGAAGATCGTGGGCGGGTATACGAAAGCCTGCCTGGCCAATGCCGACGCTCTCTACAGTTCCATTGTCGAAAAGACCGTGCCGGTATCATCGACCCGGGTGGCCGAGGCGGCGAAGCTCCTGGAGAACATCTATCGCGCGGTGAACATCGCGCTCGTGAACGAATTGAAGGTCCTCTTCGACCGGATGGACATCGACGTCTACGAGGTGATCAACGCCGCCAAGACGAAGCCCTTCGGCTTCCAGGCGTTCTATCCCGGGCCCGGACTGGGCGGCCACTGCATCCCCATCGATCCCTTCTATCTTACCTGGAAGGCGCGCGAATACGATTTCCACACCCGGTTCATCGAGCTTGCCGGCGAGATCAATACCAGCATGCCGTACTATGTCACCGGCAAGGTCGGCGAAGCATTGAACCGTCAGGGGAAGAGCATCTCCTCGTCGAAGATCCTGATCCTGGGGCTCGCCTATAAAAAGGACATTGATGATACCCGCGAGTCGCCGTCCCTGAAACTGATCGAGCTCCTTTCGGAAAAGGGGGCGCAGGTTGACTTTAACGACCCCTACATCCCGCGGACGAAGAAGATGCGCAAGTACGACCTGAAGAAGAGCTCCGTGCCCCTTACGGAGGAAACCCTCAAGAGCTACGACTGCGTGGTGGTCGCGACCGACCACTCCTGCTACGACTATAAGTTCATCCTCGACCACTCGCAGCTCGTGGTCGATACGCGCAATGCCATGAACGGGGTCGTCAAAAAGGGCCAGTCCAACCTAGTAAAGGCGTAG
- the prsR gene encoding PEP-CTERM-box response regulator transcription factor has translation MEKLLIVDDSEDICKQLKWGFGTEYTLLFAGDRKETLTLFLKHRPKVVVLDLGLPPHADGATEGFRCLEEMLAGDLFAKIIIVTGRDDTDSALHAVQNGAYDYLQKPIDLGELKVIIKRAFHLYALEEENRRLRTVLGRKSSALSGIIGQCPAMLDVFATVRKAASSDVSVLIQGESGTGKELVARAIHSMSPRRERDFVAIDCGAIPENLLDSELFGCEKTAFTGAHVLVRGNVEYAHGGTLFLDEIGGLPGPLQAKVLRLLQDKTVQRSGGREEITVDARIITATNRNIAEDMTAGRFRDDLYYRIGVITINLPPLRERREDIALLGTVFLMRFGEEFKKRVKGFSSAALKQMESYSWPGNVGELENRLQRAVILSDTALLEPHDLGFSPKPAEPYDTFPKSEGMTLKDARDRVEREMIMHAMDRSQGNIAQAAEELGISRPTFYDIMKKHGLFHVSHQQAR, from the coding sequence ATGGAGAAGCTGCTGATCGTCGATGACTCCGAAGACATCTGTAAACAGCTGAAGTGGGGCTTCGGGACCGAGTATACCCTGTTGTTCGCAGGTGACCGGAAGGAGACGCTGACGCTCTTTCTGAAGCATCGGCCCAAGGTTGTCGTGCTCGATCTCGGTCTGCCGCCGCACGCAGACGGCGCAACGGAGGGGTTCCGCTGCCTTGAAGAGATGCTCGCAGGAGACCTTTTTGCGAAGATAATCATCGTGACCGGGCGCGACGACACGGACAGCGCGCTCCACGCCGTTCAGAACGGGGCCTACGATTACTTGCAGAAGCCGATCGACCTGGGGGAGTTGAAGGTCATCATCAAGCGCGCCTTCCACCTGTATGCCCTGGAAGAGGAGAACCGGCGGCTGCGGACCGTGCTGGGCAGGAAGAGCAGCGCCCTGTCGGGCATTATCGGCCAATGCCCCGCCATGCTCGACGTGTTCGCGACGGTGAGAAAGGCAGCTTCATCGGATGTGTCGGTGCTGATCCAGGGGGAAAGCGGAACAGGCAAAGAACTCGTCGCGAGGGCTATCCATTCCATGAGCCCGCGGCGCGAGCGTGACTTCGTGGCGATCGACTGCGGAGCGATCCCGGAAAATCTTCTCGACTCAGAGCTGTTCGGATGCGAGAAAACGGCCTTTACCGGCGCGCACGTCCTGGTCAGGGGCAATGTGGAGTATGCTCATGGGGGGACCCTCTTCCTCGACGAGATCGGCGGGCTCCCGGGCCCGCTGCAGGCCAAAGTGCTCCGGCTTCTTCAGGACAAGACGGTCCAGCGGTCCGGCGGGAGGGAAGAGATCACCGTTGATGCGAGGATCATAACAGCTACAAACCGGAATATCGCGGAAGATATGACAGCGGGAAGGTTCAGGGACGACCTTTACTACCGGATCGGCGTGATCACGATCAACCTGCCGCCGCTTCGGGAGCGGAGGGAGGATATCGCGCTCCTGGGTACGGTCTTCCTGATGCGCTTCGGCGAGGAGTTCAAGAAAAGGGTCAAAGGGTTCAGCTCTGCCGCCCTGAAGCAGATGGAATCCTACTCCTGGCCGGGAAACGTCGGGGAGCTCGAGAACAGGCTCCAGCGGGCCGTCATCCTGTCCGATACCGCGCTCCTAGAACCCCATGACCTTGGTTTCTCGCCAAAGCCGGCGGAGCCCTATGACACATTTCCGAAATCGGAAGGCATGACGCTGAAGGATGCGCGGGACCGGGTCGAACGGGAAATGATCATGCATGCCATGGACCGGTCCCAGGGGAATATAGCCCAGGCCGCTGAAGAGCTCGGGATCAGCCGGCCGACGTTCTATGACATCATGAAAAAGCATGGGCTGTTTCATGTATCGCACCAGCAGGCCCGGTAG
- the prsK gene encoding XrtA/PEP-CTERM system histidine kinase PrsK: MIESTLTALAVFLLLPLAGYSLYAKLFRRNTVRVVVSRGVMYRSITLLSVGAYFIALGLISGGLKHFEVSFARSITIFFAFAGAIALTALFLSERLRRRVKVFINKHFYEQKHDYRRTWMALTGRLASCTTLSDMENAILEMFRETFGLRGVSLYLYNRRSGVYAPAIDHSLPRAEAGLRLSAGLLGYFRDRDRVWNPLDKEYVPDDAEASFVSSAGARLVIPLVSGREVEGVVVFGERMAREPFTYEDYDLMKIMARQSALLLSNQRLTEELVETRELAAVARVSSFVIHDLKNLTQTLSLIMDNADEHIGNPDFQRDMLASVKQTVGNMKHLMQKLNAIPGTGKPNLVRYDIRLLTTTVVGELAKTRPGKRVVCLGTTAPCMVDTAEMSKVIVNLVQNGLDATEEAGMVKAETGANDGRVFLRISDTGCGMNGDFVLRQVFKLFRTTKGEGLGVGLYQCRQIVESMGGTIEVKSEVGKGSEFTVYLPAVRQDA, encoded by the coding sequence ATGATAGAATCCACGCTGACTGCTCTCGCCGTCTTCCTGCTCCTGCCGCTCGCAGGGTATTCGCTGTATGCCAAGCTGTTCCGGAGGAATACCGTGCGGGTCGTGGTTTCCCGCGGCGTCATGTACCGTTCGATCACGCTCCTTTCCGTCGGCGCCTACTTCATAGCACTCGGGCTCATCAGCGGAGGGCTGAAGCATTTTGAAGTCTCTTTCGCCCGCTCGATCACGATCTTCTTTGCCTTTGCCGGTGCGATCGCATTGACCGCGCTGTTCCTGTCGGAGCGGCTGCGGCGCCGGGTGAAGGTCTTCATCAACAAGCATTTTTATGAGCAAAAGCACGATTACCGCCGGACATGGATGGCTTTGACCGGCCGGCTTGCTTCCTGTACGACGCTCTCCGACATGGAAAACGCCATCCTGGAGATGTTCCGGGAGACCTTCGGCCTCCGGGGCGTATCGCTGTATCTCTATAATCGAAGAAGCGGCGTCTATGCCCCCGCGATCGATCATTCCCTGCCGCGCGCGGAAGCGGGGCTCAGGCTTTCGGCGGGACTGCTCGGCTATTTCCGGGACCGGGATCGGGTCTGGAACCCTCTTGACAAGGAGTACGTTCCCGATGATGCTGAGGCATCCTTTGTCAGCTCTGCGGGCGCCCGGCTGGTCATACCGCTGGTCTCCGGCAGAGAGGTGGAAGGCGTCGTGGTCTTCGGAGAGAGGATGGCCAGGGAGCCCTTCACCTACGAGGATTATGATCTCATGAAGATCATGGCGAGGCAGTCGGCGCTGCTGCTGAGCAATCAACGGCTTACCGAGGAGCTTGTCGAGACGCGGGAACTTGCCGCGGTCGCCCGGGTGTCCTCTTTTGTCATCCACGACCTCAAAAACCTGACCCAGACGCTGTCGCTCATCATGGACAACGCCGATGAGCACATTGGCAATCCTGATTTTCAACGCGACATGCTGGCCAGCGTGAAGCAAACGGTCGGGAACATGAAGCACCTCATGCAGAAGCTGAACGCGATCCCCGGGACCGGCAAGCCGAACCTGGTGCGATACGATATACGGCTCCTGACCACGACCGTCGTGGGGGAATTGGCGAAGACACGTCCGGGGAAGCGTGTCGTCTGTCTCGGCACAACCGCTCCCTGCATGGTCGATACTGCAGAGATGAGCAAGGTCATCGTGAATCTCGTGCAGAACGGCCTCGACGCTACGGAAGAGGCCGGAATGGTCAAGGCTGAGACGGGCGCGAACGATGGCCGCGTCTTCCTCAGGATATCCGATACCGGCTGCGGCATGAATGGAGACTTCGTGCTGCGCCAGGTGTTCAAGCTCTTTCGGACCACGAAGGGGGAGGGGCTCGGGGTAGGACTCTACCAGTGCAGGCAGATCGTCGAATCGATGGGCGGTACGATCGAGGTGAAGAGCGAGGTCGGTAAGGGATCTGAGTTCACCGTGTACCTGCCCGCGGTTCGGCAGGATGCGTGA